CCCTCATCCCCCTCATCCCCCTCATCCCCCTCATCTCCCCATCCCCCCACCTCCCATTCCCCACTACTCACCCAACCCATAACCGACGCCAACCACGGTTTGAATGAGGCGCTTTTCGTTATTGGCTTCGAGTTTTAGGCACAAGTTACGAATGTAAACTTCGATAACGTTGACATCGCACATGAAGCCGTTACTCCAGACTTCTTTTAAAATGCGATCGCAGGTAATTACTTGTTGTGGATGGGCAAGTAAATATTCTAGTAAATCAAACTCGTTGGTTGTTAAATTTATTAAACGCTTGCCTCGATACACTTGACGTGTACGACGATTTAAACTCAGGTCTGCAAATTCTAAAATCTGTGGGGTGTCTGCTCCTGGGATTCTTTGCAGGTGGGCGTAGACTTTGACTAATAATTCATCAATACTGAAGGGTTTAATTATATAATCATCCGCATCAGTGTCCAAACCTGTAACGCGATCGCTCACTTCATCATTAGCGGTTAATAAAATTATCGGCACTCTATTGCCCGTACTTCGCAGGCGGCAGTAAACTTCTGAGCTTGATAAGCCAGGCAACATCCAATCCAAAATGATTAAATCTAGGCGCAACTTCTGTGCTGCGGTCAGCGCAGTTAATCCATCGTAGGCGACGCTGACTTCATAGCCTTCATAATTGAGTTCTAATTCTATAAATCGCGCCAGTTTGACTTCATCTTCAATCAGTAAGATGTGCGTCATAGATCATTAT
Above is a window of Nostoc sp. UHCC 0702 DNA encoding:
- a CDS encoding response regulator transcription factor; its protein translation is MTHILLIEDEVKLARFIELELNYEGYEVSVAYDGLTALTAAQKLRLDLIILDWMLPGLSSSEVYCRLRSTGNRVPIILLTANDEVSDRVTGLDTDADDYIIKPFSIDELLVKVYAHLQRIPGADTPQILEFADLSLNRRTRQVYRGKRLINLTTNEFDLLEYLLAHPQQVITCDRILKEVWSNGFMCDVNVIEVYIRNLCLKLEANNEKRLIQTVVGVGYGLGE